One part of the Ochotona princeps isolate mOchPri1 chromosome 18, mOchPri1.hap1, whole genome shotgun sequence genome encodes these proteins:
- the TXNL1 gene encoding thioredoxin-like protein 1 isoform X1, whose amino-acid sequence MVGVKPVGSDPDFQPELSGAGSRLAVVKFTMRGCGPCLRIAPAFSSMSNKYPQAVFLEVDVHQCQGTAATNNISATPTFLFFRNKVRIDQYQGADAVGLEEKIKQHLENDPGNNEDTDIPKGYMDLMPFINKAGCECLNESDEHGFDNCLRKDPTFLESDCDEQLLITVAFNQPVKLYSMKFQGPDNGQGPKYVKIFINLPRSMDFEEAERSEPTQALELTEDDIKEDGIVPLRYVKFQNVNSVTIFVQSNQGEEETTRISYFTFIGTPVQATNMNDFKRRIHIGKLRVISL is encoded by the exons ATGGTGGGAGTGAAGCCGGTCGGGAGCGATCCCGATTTCCAGCCGGAGCTGAGCGGCGCGGGCTCCAGACTGGCGGTGGTCAAGTTCACCATGCGAGG GTGTGGCCCGTGTTTGAGGATTGCCCCAGCGTTCAGCTCGATGAGCAATAAATACCCCCAGGCTGTTTTCTTGGAAGTAGATGTGCATCAGTGCCAG GGAACAGCTGCTACCAACAATATATCAGCCACacctacatttttgttttttcgaAACAAAGTGAGAATTGATCAGTACCAAGGAGCAGATGCTGTGGGACTAGAAGAGAAAATCAAGCAGCATTTAGAAAATGACCCTGGAAACAATGAGGACACCGACATCCCGAAAGGCTAC ATGGATTTAATGCCGTTTATTAACAAAGCTGGCTGTGAATGTCTTAATGAAAGTGATGAGCATGGTTTTGACAATTGTTTACGAAAAGACCCGACCTTTTTGGAATCTGACTGTGATGAACAG TTACTAATTACTGTGGCATTCAACCAACCTGTTAAGCTTTATTCCATGAAATTTCAAGGGCCAGATAATG GTCAGGGTCctaaatatgtgaaaatttttATCAACCTCCCCCGATCTATGGATtttgaagaggcagaaagaagtgAACCAACTCAAGCTCTGGAACTGACAGAGGATGATATTAAAGAAGATGGCATTGTTCCACTTCGTTATGTTAAGTTTCAGAATGTGAACAGTGTAACT ATATTTGTTCAGTCCAATCAAGGTGAAGAAGAAACAACAAGAATTTcgtattttacttttattggtacCCCGGTCCAGGCGACAAATATGAATGACTTCAAAAGA
- the TXNL1 gene encoding thioredoxin-like protein 1 isoform X3 — MVGVKPVGSDPDFQPELSGAGSRLAVVKFTMRGCGPCLRIAPAFSSMSNKYPQAVFLEVDVHQCQGTAATNNISATPTFLFFRNKVRIDQYQGADAVGLEEKIKQHLENDPGNNEDTDIPKGYMDLMPFINKAGCECLNESDEHGFDNCLRKDPTFLESDCDEQLLITVAFNQPVKLYSMKFQGPDNGQGPKYVKIFINLPRSMDFEEAERSEPTQALELTEDDIKEDGIVPLRYVKFQNVNSVTIFVQSNQGEEETTRISYFTFIGTPVQATNMNDFKRLF, encoded by the exons ATGGTGGGAGTGAAGCCGGTCGGGAGCGATCCCGATTTCCAGCCGGAGCTGAGCGGCGCGGGCTCCAGACTGGCGGTGGTCAAGTTCACCATGCGAGG GTGTGGCCCGTGTTTGAGGATTGCCCCAGCGTTCAGCTCGATGAGCAATAAATACCCCCAGGCTGTTTTCTTGGAAGTAGATGTGCATCAGTGCCAG GGAACAGCTGCTACCAACAATATATCAGCCACacctacatttttgttttttcgaAACAAAGTGAGAATTGATCAGTACCAAGGAGCAGATGCTGTGGGACTAGAAGAGAAAATCAAGCAGCATTTAGAAAATGACCCTGGAAACAATGAGGACACCGACATCCCGAAAGGCTAC ATGGATTTAATGCCGTTTATTAACAAAGCTGGCTGTGAATGTCTTAATGAAAGTGATGAGCATGGTTTTGACAATTGTTTACGAAAAGACCCGACCTTTTTGGAATCTGACTGTGATGAACAG TTACTAATTACTGTGGCATTCAACCAACCTGTTAAGCTTTATTCCATGAAATTTCAAGGGCCAGATAATG GTCAGGGTCctaaatatgtgaaaatttttATCAACCTCCCCCGATCTATGGATtttgaagaggcagaaagaagtgAACCAACTCAAGCTCTGGAACTGACAGAGGATGATATTAAAGAAGATGGCATTGTTCCACTTCGTTATGTTAAGTTTCAGAATGTGAACAGTGTAACT ATATTTGTTCAGTCCAATCAAGGTGAAGAAGAAACAACAAGAATTTcgtattttacttttattggtacCCCGGTCCAGGCGACAAATATGAATGACTTCAAAAGA
- the TXNL1 gene encoding thioredoxin-like protein 1 isoform X2: protein MVGVKPVGSDPDFQPELSGAGSRLAVVKFTMRGCGPCLRIAPAFSSMSNKYPQAVFLEVDVHQCQGTAATNNISATPTFLFFRNKVRIDQYQGADAVGLEEKIKQHLENDPGNNEDTDIPKGYMDLMPFINKAGCECLNESDEHGFDNCLRKDPTFLESDCDEQLLITVAFNQPVKLYSMKFQGPDNGQGPKYVKIFINLPRSMDFEEAERSEPTQALELTEDDIKEDGIVPLRYVKFQNVNSVTIFVQSNQGEEETTRISYFTFIGTPVQATNMNDFKRVVGKKGESH from the exons ATGGTGGGAGTGAAGCCGGTCGGGAGCGATCCCGATTTCCAGCCGGAGCTGAGCGGCGCGGGCTCCAGACTGGCGGTGGTCAAGTTCACCATGCGAGG GTGTGGCCCGTGTTTGAGGATTGCCCCAGCGTTCAGCTCGATGAGCAATAAATACCCCCAGGCTGTTTTCTTGGAAGTAGATGTGCATCAGTGCCAG GGAACAGCTGCTACCAACAATATATCAGCCACacctacatttttgttttttcgaAACAAAGTGAGAATTGATCAGTACCAAGGAGCAGATGCTGTGGGACTAGAAGAGAAAATCAAGCAGCATTTAGAAAATGACCCTGGAAACAATGAGGACACCGACATCCCGAAAGGCTAC ATGGATTTAATGCCGTTTATTAACAAAGCTGGCTGTGAATGTCTTAATGAAAGTGATGAGCATGGTTTTGACAATTGTTTACGAAAAGACCCGACCTTTTTGGAATCTGACTGTGATGAACAG TTACTAATTACTGTGGCATTCAACCAACCTGTTAAGCTTTATTCCATGAAATTTCAAGGGCCAGATAATG GTCAGGGTCctaaatatgtgaaaatttttATCAACCTCCCCCGATCTATGGATtttgaagaggcagaaagaagtgAACCAACTCAAGCTCTGGAACTGACAGAGGATGATATTAAAGAAGATGGCATTGTTCCACTTCGTTATGTTAAGTTTCAGAATGTGAACAGTGTAACT ATATTTGTTCAGTCCAATCAAGGTGAAGAAGAAACAACAAGAATTTcgtattttacttttattggtacCCCGGTCCAGGCGACAAATATGAATGACTTCAAAAGA